The proteins below are encoded in one region of Streptomyces cyanogenus:
- a CDS encoding keywimysin-related RiPP codes for MTYERPTLTKAGGFRKTTGLAGGTAKDLAGGHQLV; via the coding sequence ATGACATACGAGCGTCCGACCCTCACCAAGGCCGGCGGTTTCCGCAAGACGACGGGCCTGGCCGGCGGTACCGCCAAGGACCTCGCCGGCGGTCACCAGCTCGTCTGA
- a CDS encoding asparagine synthase-related protein has translation MNSPMSLAVVAAWLVVLPDTDAAAAVAARALPHATESHTHVSGRPWLMGRWRPGELTVGECGGVRLAVWGEHAVTREEAARAAATVTDVASLDRFARSWRGSYHLLASVHGQVRAQGTVTGVRTLFHGAAHTAHLAADRADILADLIGAPLDEGRLALQMLSLGVLHPLSARPVWRGVEALPGHDYLVLERDGRARSKRWWRLPRREMPLAEGAPMLRDELRRAVAIRVRGRDPITADLGGLDSTAVVCTAVRDGADVVAYTAATHDSRGDDVYWARRTVEELSPAGRGAGRIEHHVVPAEEFPLTYDGVDALTDVLDAPSLYAVDRNRRMHLLALAAERGSTVHLSGFGGDELLAGASARVHDLLPRHPRTALRHARGYLAKYRWSRREALRQLLDRRPYGVWLGQIATDLTSPLPSLEEPLFQWCAPARMPPWATADAVDAVRTLIRQEAAVAQPLGPGHGEHRELATMQTVSRFARHLNQMTHPSGLLFASPFYDDRVIETGLAVRPTERVTPWQYKPLIVEAMRGVVPEASRTRATKANATMEEEVGLRRHREALLALCEDSRLAKYGLIDADVWRTWCSGPVSAELENVLLHPTVGCEVWLRTRETLPHHLDG, from the coding sequence ATGAACAGCCCTATGTCGCTCGCCGTGGTAGCCGCCTGGCTCGTGGTGTTGCCCGATACCGACGCGGCGGCGGCTGTGGCAGCCAGGGCTCTTCCTCACGCCACCGAAAGCCACACGCATGTCTCCGGCCGCCCGTGGCTGATGGGCCGCTGGCGCCCGGGGGAGCTGACGGTCGGCGAGTGCGGCGGGGTGCGCCTGGCGGTGTGGGGGGAGCACGCCGTCACCCGTGAGGAAGCGGCCCGGGCGGCGGCCACCGTCACCGATGTCGCTTCCCTCGACCGCTTCGCCCGTTCCTGGCGAGGCAGTTACCACCTCCTGGCCAGTGTGCACGGGCAGGTGCGCGCACAGGGCACGGTGACCGGTGTCCGGACCCTGTTCCACGGCGCGGCTCACACGGCGCATCTGGCGGCCGACCGCGCCGACATCCTGGCCGACCTCATCGGAGCCCCGCTCGACGAGGGGCGGCTCGCGCTGCAGATGCTCAGTCTGGGTGTGCTTCACCCGCTGTCGGCGCGACCTGTGTGGCGGGGAGTGGAGGCCCTGCCCGGCCATGACTACCTCGTGCTGGAACGCGACGGCCGGGCCCGCTCCAAGCGCTGGTGGCGGTTGCCGCGCCGAGAGATGCCGTTGGCCGAGGGGGCGCCGATGCTGCGCGACGAGCTGCGACGGGCCGTCGCGATCCGCGTAAGGGGCCGGGATCCGATCACCGCCGATCTGGGCGGCTTGGACTCGACCGCCGTGGTGTGCACCGCGGTACGGGACGGCGCAGACGTCGTCGCCTACACCGCGGCGACCCACGACTCCCGCGGTGACGACGTGTACTGGGCTCGCCGCACGGTCGAGGAGCTGTCTCCGGCCGGCCGCGGCGCGGGGCGCATCGAGCACCATGTCGTTCCCGCCGAAGAGTTCCCGCTCACCTACGACGGTGTCGACGCGCTCACCGACGTCCTGGACGCTCCCTCGCTGTACGCCGTGGACCGCAACCGGCGGATGCATCTGCTCGCCCTCGCCGCGGAGCGCGGTTCCACCGTCCACCTGAGCGGGTTCGGCGGTGACGAGCTGCTCGCGGGTGCTTCCGCTCGCGTTCATGATCTGCTGCCACGCCACCCGCGCACGGCTTTGCGCCATGCTCGCGGATACCTGGCCAAGTACCGATGGTCACGGCGGGAAGCCCTACGTCAGTTACTGGACAGGCGTCCCTACGGGGTGTGGCTGGGCCAGATCGCCACGGACCTCACCAGCCCGTTACCCTCCCTGGAGGAGCCGCTGTTCCAGTGGTGCGCGCCCGCCAGGATGCCACCCTGGGCCACCGCGGACGCCGTCGACGCCGTACGCACCCTCATCCGGCAGGAGGCCGCGGTGGCGCAGCCACTGGGCCCCGGCCACGGAGAGCACCGTGAACTCGCCACCATGCAGACGGTGTCGCGGTTCGCGCGACACCTGAACCAGATGACGCACCCGAGCGGCCTGCTCTTCGCCTCCCCCTTCTACGACGACCGTGTCATCGAGACCGGACTGGCGGTGCGGCCGACGGAACGCGTGACTCCGTGGCAGTACAAGCCGCTGATCGTGGAAGCCATGCGCGGCGTCGTCCCCGAGGCCAGCCGCACCCGCGCCACCAAGGCCAATGCCACGATGGAGGAGGAGGTTGGGCTGCGGCGCCACCGCGAGGCCCTGCTGGCCCTGTGTGAGGACTCCCGGCTGGCCAAGTACGGCCTGATCGACGCCGACGTGTGGCGCACCTGGTGCTCCGGACCGGTGTCGGCCGAGTTGGAGAACGTACTGCTTCACCCGACCGTCGGCTGTGAGGTGTGGCTGCGCACACGCGAGACGCTGCCCCACCACCTGGACGGCTGA
- a CDS encoding lasso peptide biosynthesis PqqD family chaperone, with product MNATNVTLRGGVLMAETEYGLALLDEKSGEYWTLNPTAALVLETLLAGRGPDEAVHALTERYHVGGDLAQQDVDRILTELRSAGLINGD from the coding sequence ATGAACGCGACCAACGTGACGCTGCGCGGCGGCGTCCTGATGGCCGAGACCGAATACGGCCTCGCCCTGCTGGACGAGAAGAGCGGCGAGTACTGGACCCTCAACCCCACCGCTGCCTTGGTCCTGGAAACCCTGCTGGCAGGCCGCGGCCCGGACGAGGCGGTGCACGCCCTCACCGAGCGGTACCACGTCGGCGGCGACCTTGCCCAGCAGGACGTCGACCGCATCCTCACGGAGCTGCGGTCGGCTGGGCTCATCAACGGCGACTGA
- a CDS encoding lasso peptide biosynthesis B2 protein, translated as MSTPEAIPYRPRSVPLPTRWAARLAAWCARLLAMLPPARIRAVLRQVRRGARPASAAQTAAALDTVLAVSLTAGGRKGCLTRSLATVLLCRMRGQWPTWCVGVRKQPPFAAHAWVEAESEPVGEDCPAEYFQRFFAVD; from the coding sequence ATGTCGACGCCCGAAGCGATCCCTTACCGGCCTCGTTCCGTACCGTTGCCCACCCGGTGGGCGGCCCGTCTCGCCGCGTGGTGTGCCCGCCTGCTGGCCATGTTGCCGCCCGCCCGGATACGCGCCGTGCTGCGCCAGGTGCGCCGTGGCGCCCGTCCGGCCTCCGCGGCACAGACCGCGGCAGCTCTCGACACCGTCCTGGCCGTGAGCCTGACCGCCGGCGGCCGCAAGGGGTGCCTGACCAGATCGCTGGCGACCGTCCTGCTGTGCCGGATGCGCGGTCAGTGGCCGACCTGGTGCGTCGGCGTGCGCAAGCAGCCGCCGTTCGCGGCGCACGCCTGGGTGGAGGCGGAGTCCGAACCGGTCGGCGAGGACTGCCCCGCGGAATATTTCCAGCGCTTCTTCGCGGTCGACTGA
- a CDS encoding ABC transporter ATP-binding protein, translated as MAVAPPGAAARSTDDRTPTSGYRALAASLRPHRRAGLAGALLGLAGSTLGLAQPLAAKRLIETLETGRTTVTPVLVLAALLVGTSVLCALGQYVLHRTAEDVVCSARRRITRRLLRLTVPELDRHEPGDLITRATSDTMLLRQAAIQSTAPAVTGAVVLVMTVVLMGLLDVVLLSVTLLVIALLGAVVAAAAPAIGRATRQAQESVGEIGAVLERSLGAVRAVKAAGAEQHETQVLERMAQDARRTGVRAAGWQALSAAASAVAGQTAFLAVLGVGGARVASGAIDVSTLVAFLLYLFALAPQISRLVDAVGQFQIGGAAALRIEAVQHMDTETAADASLASTTRTAQRPQQPPATVRFEDVGFRYHPRLPAVHHQVSFTVPAGGVTALVGPSGAGKTTLFSLIERFYVPDTGRILLDGRDLQRWPLADLRAAISYVEQDAPVLSGTLRHNLTLGVEDTPDEELHEALRRTRLESLVARLPQGLDTLVGHRGSRLSGGERQRVAIARALLRRPRLLLLDEATSQLDADNEAALRETVMEAARTTTVLVVAHRLSTVTTADRIVIMKAGRVQAVGTHAELMKTDALYRHLATTQMLTAKPGQAEKDR; from the coding sequence ATGGCCGTCGCCCCGCCCGGAGCCGCTGCCCGCTCCACCGATGACCGCACACCCACCTCCGGCTACCGGGCCCTGGCCGCCTCGCTGCGGCCCCACCGCCGGGCGGGTCTGGCCGGGGCGCTGCTCGGACTGGCCGGCAGCACCCTCGGGTTGGCGCAGCCCCTGGCTGCCAAGCGGCTGATCGAGACCCTGGAGACCGGACGCACGACCGTCACACCGGTCCTGGTCCTGGCCGCCCTCCTCGTCGGCACTTCCGTGCTCTGCGCGCTGGGCCAGTATGTCCTGCACCGCACCGCCGAGGACGTCGTGTGTTCCGCCCGGCGTCGGATCACCAGGCGCCTGCTCCGGCTGACCGTGCCCGAACTGGACCGGCACGAACCGGGCGACCTGATCACCCGCGCCACCTCCGACACCATGCTGCTGCGCCAAGCCGCCATCCAGTCCACCGCGCCCGCCGTCACCGGTGCCGTCGTCCTGGTCATGACGGTGGTGCTGATGGGTCTGCTGGACGTGGTCCTGCTGTCCGTCACGCTCCTGGTCATCGCGCTCCTGGGGGCGGTGGTAGCGGCCGCGGCGCCCGCCATCGGACGTGCCACCCGGCAGGCACAGGAGTCGGTCGGTGAGATCGGCGCAGTCCTGGAGCGGTCCCTCGGGGCGGTGCGCGCGGTGAAGGCCGCCGGGGCGGAGCAGCACGAGACGCAGGTGCTGGAGCGGATGGCCCAGGACGCCCGCCGCACCGGCGTACGCGCTGCAGGCTGGCAGGCCTTGTCGGCGGCCGCCTCCGCTGTAGCGGGGCAGACGGCCTTCCTGGCGGTGCTCGGTGTGGGCGGTGCCCGGGTCGCCTCTGGGGCGATCGACGTGTCCACCCTGGTCGCGTTCCTGCTGTACCTGTTCGCGTTGGCACCGCAGATCAGCCGGCTCGTCGACGCCGTGGGGCAGTTCCAGATCGGCGGCGCGGCAGCCCTGCGGATCGAGGCGGTCCAGCACATGGACACGGAGACCGCCGCCGACGCGTCGCTGGCGAGCACCACCAGGACCGCACAGCGACCGCAGCAGCCGCCGGCGACGGTGCGCTTCGAGGACGTGGGCTTCCGCTACCATCCCCGACTTCCCGCCGTGCACCACCAGGTGTCCTTCACCGTGCCGGCCGGAGGAGTGACCGCCCTCGTGGGCCCCTCCGGCGCGGGCAAGACCACCCTCTTCTCTCTGATCGAACGTTTCTACGTCCCTGACACCGGGCGCATTCTCCTCGACGGTCGGGACCTGCAACGCTGGCCACTGGCCGATCTGCGCGCGGCCATCAGTTACGTGGAGCAGGACGCACCCGTACTGTCCGGTACCCTGCGCCACAACCTCACCCTGGGCGTCGAGGACACCCCGGACGAGGAACTGCACGAGGCCTTGCGCCGCACCCGGCTGGAATCGCTCGTCGCCCGCCTTCCTCAGGGACTGGACACCCTGGTCGGCCACCGGGGCAGCCGACTCTCCGGAGGGGAACGCCAGCGCGTGGCTATCGCCCGCGCCCTGTTGCGCCGCCCCCGGCTGCTCCTCCTGGACGAGGCGACGTCACAGCTGGACGCCGACAATGAGGCGGCACTGCGCGAGACCGTGATGGAAGCGGCCCGCACCACCACCGTGTTGGTCGTGGCGCACCGGCTGTCCACCGTCACCACTGCCGACCGCATTGTCATCATGAAGGCGGGTCGGGTCCAGGCCGTCGGCACCCACGCCGAACTCATGAAGACCGATGCCCTCTACCGCCATCTGGCCACCACACAGATGCTCACCGCGAAGCCGGGGCAGGCCGAGAAGGACCGGTAA
- a CDS encoding ABC transporter permease: MSLFGTGAMSRVVRSGVGRRRVQTVVIALATMMAVASAVVAGSLMVAAAAPFDHAFEKQQGAHITAQLDPAEVSAAQLAATGKPAGVTASSGPYPSTVFRPVDQAGFRLPTLTLVGRSGPDGDVDRVELKSGRWAQKPGEIVLAASFEGPTIGIGATLKASDTMNAPTLSIVGFAVSASRTADSWATPAQVDTLASEGSPLTSQMLYRFDSASTKEQILADRKKLAAAVGSKALLGTQSWLDTKRAADQGAAATVPFVTALGMLGIVMSVIIVCSVISGAVGTSLRRIGILKAIGFTPREVVRAYVAQALVPAGAGIALGVVLGNLLAVPLLSDTEAVHGGVSLSVAWWVDVVVPAAALVIVGLAALIPALRAGRLRTVEAIAVGRSPRTGRGQWAHRAMALLPLPRPVTYGLATPFTHPVRTLAMLLAVAFGTAAATFAVGLTSSLTAVGTSQDPESRAAVTVTTTRPNNAAPPPPPPAGGSVAGTPPVGGSVASRSGLRVADPAKVRSAITSQAGTESYYGKTQAEVAVAGISGSVQASLYEGRSRSGSYEMISGHWITGTGQVVVPTRFLERSSTKIGDTVRVTYEKETANLRIVGESFDTSGSELEIHADMANFASAVPSSFLVEVKSGVLADEYAQKVAAVVQPLGGDAMANAPSGQEGVLLIMSSMAVLLTLMLVFVAGLGVLNSVVLDTRERIHDLGVCKAIGMSPRQTMSLVLASVTAIGVIGGLIGVPAGYALHSLVMPVMGRAVGTSLPSPVLDVYEPVELLLLGLGGVVIAVLGALIPAGWAARARTAMALRTE, encoded by the coding sequence ATGAGCCTGTTCGGTACGGGCGCGATGAGCCGGGTCGTACGCTCCGGGGTCGGCCGGCGGCGGGTGCAGACAGTGGTGATCGCCCTGGCCACGATGATGGCCGTGGCCTCGGCGGTGGTCGCCGGGTCGCTGATGGTCGCCGCAGCCGCGCCCTTCGACCACGCCTTCGAAAAGCAGCAGGGTGCGCACATCACCGCCCAGCTCGATCCGGCCGAGGTGAGTGCGGCGCAGCTGGCAGCGACCGGAAAGCCGGCCGGCGTCACGGCAAGTTCGGGGCCGTACCCGTCCACGGTGTTCCGCCCGGTGGATCAGGCGGGCTTCCGACTGCCGACGCTGACCCTGGTCGGGCGGTCCGGTCCGGACGGCGACGTGGACCGCGTGGAGCTGAAGTCCGGTCGGTGGGCACAGAAGCCGGGCGAGATCGTGCTCGCCGCGTCGTTCGAGGGTCCCACCATCGGGATCGGCGCCACCTTGAAGGCTTCGGACACCATGAACGCCCCCACCCTTTCGATCGTCGGCTTCGCCGTGTCGGCCAGCAGGACCGCCGACTCCTGGGCGACTCCCGCGCAGGTCGACACGCTGGCGTCGGAGGGCAGCCCGCTCACGAGTCAGATGCTCTACCGTTTCGACTCCGCGAGCACGAAGGAACAGATCCTCGCCGACCGGAAGAAGCTTGCCGCCGCCGTGGGGTCCAAGGCGCTGCTGGGTACCCAGTCCTGGCTGGACACCAAACGCGCCGCTGATCAGGGTGCGGCGGCGACCGTCCCGTTCGTGACGGCTCTCGGCATGCTCGGCATCGTAATGTCGGTGATCATCGTCTGCAGTGTGATCAGTGGTGCGGTCGGCACCAGCCTGCGCAGAATCGGCATTCTCAAGGCCATCGGCTTCACCCCACGCGAGGTCGTACGCGCCTACGTGGCCCAGGCGCTGGTTCCGGCCGGTGCCGGCATCGCCCTGGGGGTCGTTCTGGGAAACCTCCTGGCGGTGCCGCTGCTCTCGGACACCGAGGCGGTACACGGCGGTGTCTCGCTTTCGGTGGCCTGGTGGGTGGATGTCGTGGTGCCGGCCGCCGCCCTGGTCATCGTGGGGCTTGCGGCGCTGATTCCCGCCCTGCGGGCCGGAAGACTGCGTACGGTCGAAGCCATCGCGGTCGGCCGGTCGCCACGTACGGGGCGCGGCCAGTGGGCGCACCGGGCGATGGCACTGCTGCCGCTGCCGCGACCGGTGACCTACGGCCTCGCCACCCCCTTCACGCATCCGGTCCGCACGCTCGCAATGCTGCTCGCGGTGGCGTTCGGTACGGCCGCGGCAACCTTCGCAGTAGGGCTGACCTCTTCCCTTACTGCGGTCGGCACCTCGCAGGACCCCGAGAGCCGTGCCGCGGTCACGGTCACGACCACCAGGCCGAACAACGCCGCTCCCCCTCCGCCTCCTCCTGCGGGGGGCAGCGTGGCAGGCACGCCCCCCGTAGGCGGCAGCGTGGCAAGCAGGTCCGGACTCAGGGTTGCCGACCCGGCGAAGGTGCGGTCTGCCATCACGTCGCAGGCGGGCACGGAGTCGTACTACGGCAAGACCCAGGCCGAGGTCGCCGTGGCCGGGATCTCCGGTTCGGTTCAGGCCAGCCTCTACGAGGGCCGTTCGCGCTCCGGCAGCTACGAGATGATTTCCGGGCATTGGATCACCGGTACGGGGCAGGTCGTGGTGCCCACGCGTTTCCTGGAAAGGAGCAGCACCAAGATCGGTGACACGGTGCGGGTGACCTACGAGAAGGAGACCGCGAACCTGCGGATTGTCGGCGAGTCCTTCGACACCTCGGGCAGCGAGCTGGAGATTCACGCGGACATGGCCAACTTCGCGTCTGCCGTGCCCAGTTCCTTCCTCGTCGAGGTGAAGTCCGGCGTCTTGGCCGACGAGTACGCCCAGAAGGTCGCCGCGGTCGTACAGCCGCTGGGCGGCGACGCCATGGCCAACGCCCCCTCGGGGCAGGAGGGCGTCCTCCTCATCATGTCCTCGATGGCGGTGCTGCTCACCCTGATGCTGGTCTTTGTGGCCGGCCTCGGCGTACTCAACTCCGTGGTCCTGGACACCCGGGAACGCATCCACGACCTGGGCGTCTGCAAGGCGATCGGCATGTCGCCGCGGCAGACCATGAGCCTCGTGCTCGCCTCGGTGACCGCGATCGGCGTGATCGGCGGGCTGATCGGCGTGCCGGCCGGGTACGCACTGCACAGCCTTGTCATGCCGGTGATGGGGCGTGCCGTGGGCACCAGTCTGCCGTCGCCGGTCCTCGATGTGTACGAGCCTGTTGAGCTGCTCCTGCTGGGGCTGGGCGGGGTCGTGATCGCGGTGCTGGGCGCGCTGATCCCGGCCGGCTGGGCGGCCAGGGCGCGTACGGCCATGGCGCTGCGCACCGAGTAG
- a CDS encoding ABC transporter ATP-binding protein, whose product MHQVIELEGAAKRYESAGPSALGPLTLSVAKGEALAVTGPSGSGKSTLLNLVAGLDKPTDGAVVVAGRRIDRLSEHALAKFRREHIGMAFQFFNLLDDLTVTDNIQLPAQLTGTSRRKAAARAGELMEMLGIQKHARAYPGRLSGGERQRVAVARALVNRPALLLADEPTGALDTASGHDVRNLLMDLHRAGQTIVLVTHDLTLAEACASRTVHLIDGHVAVDSSARAVR is encoded by the coding sequence ATGCATCAAGTGATCGAACTGGAGGGTGCGGCGAAGCGCTACGAAAGCGCTGGCCCGTCGGCACTCGGACCGCTCACGCTCAGCGTCGCCAAGGGTGAGGCCCTTGCCGTCACAGGCCCTTCCGGCAGCGGCAAGTCCACGCTGCTGAACCTCGTCGCCGGCCTGGACAAGCCGACCGATGGCGCTGTAGTCGTGGCCGGGCGACGGATCGACCGGTTGAGCGAGCACGCTCTCGCCAAGTTCCGTCGCGAGCACATCGGCATGGCCTTCCAGTTCTTCAACCTTCTCGACGACCTCACCGTCACCGACAACATCCAGCTCCCGGCCCAGCTGACCGGGACCAGTCGGCGCAAGGCCGCGGCCCGCGCGGGTGAGCTCATGGAGATGCTGGGCATCCAGAAGCATGCCCGCGCCTACCCGGGCCGCCTGTCCGGAGGTGAACGCCAACGGGTCGCGGTCGCCCGGGCCTTGGTCAACCGGCCCGCGCTGCTGCTCGCCGACGAGCCCACCGGTGCGCTCGACACCGCATCGGGCCACGACGTCCGCAATCTGCTGATGGATCTGCATCGCGCTGGGCAGACCATCGTGCTGGTGACGCACGACCTGACGCTGGCGGAGGCATGCGCGAGCCGCACTGTTCACCTGATCGACGGTCACGTCGCCGTCGACTCCTCTGCACGAGCTGTGCGATGA
- a CDS encoding sensor histidine kinase, whose protein sequence is METEDRRSRHQQLVDALRPEAQSAPPSRRAVRADVVLAFVLTITGLFVAVRHPGDGPVNINPPTVGVGTDVPAPPSPPGSGRVHVEGEPSSVPWALVVLSTLPLAARRRYPLTLFVVVLGAALAIGSSASWITVLACVVGAYSAVVYSRYRIAAIAVLVIAAALSGFAFRNADPVLPGWSSPGFVLLVAGMLASLVRFLQLRLASSRDRVADLHAAQEEATRRAVAEERARIAAELHDVVTHNVSVMVIQAGAARKVMDMAPEQSKEALLAVESGGRAAMAELRHVMGLLAAPDQDRPDGLEPQPGLAQLDALVARVRAAGTPVSVRVSLPPEPLPPGVDLAAYRVVQEALTNTIKHARGAQASVAIGYTDACLEIEITDTGGAKDSPPVRSNGRGHMGLRERLAVYGGELTAGPTPTDGYRVTARIPRSAV, encoded by the coding sequence ATGGAGACGGAAGACCGGCGTAGCCGGCATCAGCAACTCGTCGACGCGCTGCGCCCGGAGGCGCAGTCCGCTCCGCCGTCCCGGCGAGCGGTGCGCGCCGACGTGGTGCTGGCGTTCGTACTGACCATCACCGGCCTGTTCGTGGCGGTGCGCCATCCCGGCGACGGGCCGGTGAACATCAACCCCCCTACGGTGGGCGTCGGCACCGACGTCCCGGCCCCGCCCTCACCGCCCGGCTCTGGTCGGGTACACGTGGAGGGCGAACCCTCCTCCGTGCCCTGGGCCCTGGTAGTCCTGTCGACGCTGCCGCTGGCGGCCCGGCGCCGGTATCCGCTGACCTTGTTCGTAGTGGTGCTGGGCGCAGCACTGGCCATCGGCAGCTCCGCCTCCTGGATCACCGTCCTGGCCTGTGTCGTCGGCGCCTACAGCGCCGTCGTGTACAGCCGTTACCGCATAGCGGCGATCGCCGTCCTGGTGATCGCCGCCGCGCTGTCCGGTTTCGCTTTCCGCAACGCTGACCCCGTGCTCCCCGGATGGTCCAGCCCGGGATTCGTGCTCCTGGTGGCAGGGATGCTGGCCAGTCTCGTCCGCTTTCTGCAACTGCGGCTGGCGTCCAGCCGGGACCGGGTGGCAGATCTGCATGCTGCTCAGGAGGAGGCCACGCGCCGCGCCGTCGCGGAGGAGCGTGCCCGCATTGCCGCCGAACTGCACGACGTCGTGACCCACAATGTGAGCGTGATGGTGATCCAGGCCGGCGCGGCCCGCAAGGTGATGGACATGGCACCCGAGCAGTCGAAGGAGGCACTGCTGGCCGTCGAGTCGGGCGGTCGGGCCGCCATGGCCGAACTCCGCCACGTGATGGGCCTGCTGGCCGCCCCGGACCAGGACAGGCCCGACGGCCTGGAGCCCCAGCCGGGGCTCGCACAGCTCGACGCGCTCGTCGCACGAGTACGCGCCGCCGGTACGCCCGTCAGCGTCAGGGTGTCGCTGCCCCCGGAGCCGCTGCCACCGGGGGTGGACCTCGCGGCGTATCGCGTCGTACAGGAGGCGCTGACCAACACGATCAAACATGCGCGTGGCGCGCAGGCGTCCGTCGCCATTGGGTACACCGACGCCTGTCTGGAGATCGAGATCACGGACACCGGTGGCGCCAAGGATTCCCCGCCGGTGCGCAGCAACGGCCGTGGCCACATGGGGCTGCGCGAGCGGTTGGCCGTCTACGGGGGCGAGCTGACGGCCGGGCCGACGCCGACCGACGGCTACCGGGTGACGGCCCGCATCCCACGGAGCGCGGTATGA
- a CDS encoding response regulator: MTADRPPLRAVIADDQALVRTGFKMILAADGIEVTAEAADGAEAVAAVRRTRPDVVLMDIRMPEMDGIEATRRIIGDAGPAGTRVIILTTYDLDHYVYAALTAGASGFLLKDVTPEHLVSALRLVQTGDALLAPTITRRLIERFARHDEPHTIAPHRDPSGLTPRELEVLRLLATGLSNAELASRLFLSPTTVKSHVGRILSKLDLRDRVQAVVFAYETGLIAPGGAPR, translated from the coding sequence ATGACCGCGGACAGGCCACCTCTGCGCGCCGTCATCGCCGACGATCAAGCCCTCGTACGCACCGGTTTCAAGATGATCCTGGCCGCGGACGGCATCGAAGTGACGGCCGAGGCCGCCGACGGGGCCGAGGCTGTCGCAGCGGTTCGCCGTACGCGGCCCGACGTCGTCCTCATGGACATCCGGATGCCGGAGATGGACGGCATCGAGGCCACCAGGCGCATCATCGGCGACGCCGGCCCGGCCGGAACGCGGGTCATCATCCTCACCACATACGACCTCGACCACTACGTCTACGCCGCGCTCACGGCCGGTGCCAGCGGCTTCCTGCTCAAGGACGTCACCCCCGAACATCTGGTCTCCGCCTTACGCCTTGTGCAGACCGGCGACGCCCTCCTCGCGCCCACGATCACTCGTCGGCTGATCGAGCGCTTCGCCCGTCACGACGAACCGCACACCATCGCCCCGCACCGCGATCCGTCCGGCCTGACCCCGCGCGAGCTCGAGGTGCTCCGCCTGCTCGCGACGGGCCTCAGTAATGCCGAACTCGCCTCACGGCTGTTCCTCAGCCCGACCACGGTCAAGAGCCACGTCGGCCGCATCCTGTCGAAGCTGGACCTGCGCGACCGAGTCCAGGCCGTCGTCTTCGCCTACGAGACGGGGCTGATCGCCCCGGGCGGAGCGCCCAGATGA
- a CDS encoding nucleoside deaminase — translation MAEAVRLATESVERGWGGPFGAVLTRDGEIIARGQNRVLLTGDPTAHAEVETIRKASQLLNPEAPTISEEHQNEGTLEYVPRPDGSPDPVPERARMFQGCSIYISGAPCPMCMSAIYWSRIDNVYFSCDLDATRKIGFDDAFQYEDFQKPLDQRRIHIEQIYPELGAHAYEAWEAKPDRHAY, via the coding sequence ATGGCGGAAGCGGTACGGCTGGCCACGGAGTCGGTGGAGCGGGGCTGGGGCGGCCCGTTCGGCGCCGTGCTCACCCGGGACGGCGAGATCATCGCCCGCGGCCAGAACCGTGTCCTCCTGACCGGCGACCCGACCGCGCATGCCGAGGTGGAGACCATCCGCAAGGCGTCCCAGCTCCTCAACCCCGAGGCGCCCACCATCTCGGAAGAGCACCAGAACGAGGGCACGCTGGAATACGTCCCGCGCCCCGACGGCTCCCCCGACCCGGTCCCGGAGCGGGCCCGGATGTTCCAGGGCTGTTCGATCTACATCAGTGGCGCACCGTGCCCCATGTGCATGAGCGCCATCTACTGGTCGCGCATCGACAACGTCTACTTCAGCTGCGACCTGGACGCGACACGGAAGATCGGCTTCGACGACGCCTTCCAGTACGAGGACTTCCAGAAACCTTTGGACCAGCGCCGGATCCACATCGAGCAGATCTACCCGGAACTGGGCGCACACGCCTACGAAGCCTGGGAGGCGAAGCCGGACCGGCACGCCTACTGA